A genomic region of Oryza glaberrima chromosome 1, OglaRS2, whole genome shotgun sequence contains the following coding sequences:
- the LOC127779420 gene encoding histone-lysine N-methyltransferase, H3 lysine-9 specific SUVH1-like, whose amino-acid sequence MNRESNFMPTPDQDVLEVKPLKTLAPMFPAPLGVDVLNRSTAPPLVFVAPAGQFPWVFGSLNIPAVRSFAAFGGQDASGGKTAGGGDQDASGGKTAAGGDQDAGRGETAAFGGQETGRGESVANGTPNVGASATGPIDATPISACKSTQPSVISLDDDDNDDDEPYGGNQTSASGRKIKRPSHLKGYNISDGLGTDSSNGTKKRPKTSNRKAATDNEISLMPPSSDPREVVEVLLMTFEALRRRHLQLDETQETSKRADLKAGAIMLASNLRANIGKRIGAVPGVEVGDIFYFRMELCIIGLHAPSMGGIDYMNKFGDEDDSVAICIVAAGVYENDDDDTDTLVYSGSGGISRNSEEKQDQKLERGNLALERSLSRKNVIRVVRGYKDPACLTGKVYIYDGLYKIHESWKERTKTGINCFKYKLQREPGQPDAVAIWKMCQRWIENPAARGKVLHPDLSSGAENLPVCLINDVNSEKGPGHFNYITQVKYLKPLRSMKPFQGCRCTSVCLPGDTSCDCAQHNGGDLPYSSSGLLVCRKLMVYECGESCRCSINCRNRVAQKGVRIHLEVFRTTNRGWGLRSWDPIRAGSFICEYVGEVVDDTKVNLDGEDDYLFRTVCPGEKTLKWNYGPELIGEHSINISADTFEPLPIKISAMKMGNVARFMNHSCNPNTFWQPVQFDHGEDGYPHIMFFALKHIPPMTELTYDYGDVGYESRGVGSRAKNCLCGSSNCRGFFS is encoded by the coding sequence ATGAACCGGGAATCAAATTTCATGCCTACTCCTGATCAGGATGTTCTGGAAGTCAAGCCCCTGAAGACTTTGGCTCCAATGTTCCCTGCACCATTGGGGGTCGATGTGCTTAACCGGTCGACAGCCCCACCGCTGGTATTTGTCGCACCAGCTGGGCAGTTTCCTTGGGTTTTTGGATCTTTGAACATTCCTGCGGTCAGATCGTTTGCCGCTTTCGGTGGTCAGGATGCTAGTGGAGGCAAgactgctggtggtggtgatcAGGATGCTAGTGGAGGCAAGACTGCCGCTGGAGGTGATCAGGATGCTGGTAGAGGCGAGACTGCTGCTTTTGGTGGTCAGGAAACTGGCAGAGGTGAATCTGTTGCAAATGGGACTCCAAATGTAGGTGCTAGTGCAACTGGGCCAATTGACGCCACTCCTATCTCAGCTTGCAAATCAACACAACCAAGTGTGATATCACTGGATGATGACgacaatgatgatgatgagcctTACGGTGGTAACCAAACATCAGCATCTGGACGGAAGATCAAGAGGCCATCCCATCTCAAAGGATATAACATAAGTGATGGTTTGGGCACCGACAGCTCCAACGGAACAAAGAAACGCCCTAAGACCTCTAATAGGAAGGCTGCTACTGACAATGAGATTTCCTTGATGCCTCCATCCAGCGATCCCAGGGAGGTTGTTGAAGTGCTTCTCATGACCTTCGAGGCACTGCGGCGTAGGCATCTTCAATTGGATGAGACACAAGAGACTAGCAAACGTGCAGACCTGAAGGCTGGTGCCATCATGTTGGCCAGTAATCTGAGGGCTAACATTGGGAAGAGGATTGGAGCTGTCCCTGGAGTTGAAGTAGGGGATATTTTCTACTTCAGGATGGAGCTATGCATTATCGGCTTGCATGCACCTAGCATGGGTGGAATTGATTATATGAATAAGTTTGGTGATGAGGATGACTCTGTAGCAATATGTATTGTTGCTGCAGGTGTTTATgagaatgatgatgatgatacagATACACTGGTCTACAGTGGTTCTGGAGGTATAAGCAGGAACAGTGAGGAGAAGCAGGACCAGAAGCTTGAGAGGGGTAACCTTGCTCTTGAGAGGAGTCTGTCCAGAAAGAATGTGATCCGGGTTGTACGTGGTTACAAGGATCCAGCTTGCTTGACTGGGAAAGTTTATATCTATGATGGTCTTTATAAGATTCATGAGTCCTGGAAAGAAAGAACAAAGACTGGGATCAATTGTTTCAAGTACAAGTTGCAGCGAGAGCCAGGACAGCCTGATGCAGTTGCAATCTGGAAGATGTGCCAGAGATGGATAGAAAATCCAGCTGCTAGAGGCAAAGTTTTGCACCCTGATCTATCATCTGGTGCTGAAAATCTCCCAGTGTGTCTTATCAATGATGTTAACAGTGAGAAAGGACCAGGGCACTTCAACTATATTACTCAGGTCAAGTACTTGAAGCCACTCCGCTCTATGAAGCCATTTCAGGGTTGCAGATGCACTAGTGTTTGTCTGCCTGGTGATACCAGTTGTGATTGTGCACAGCATAATGGAGGTGACTTACCGTACAGTTCATCAGGATTGCTTGTATGTCGCAAGCTTATGGTATATGAATGTGGTGAATCTTGCCGATGTTCAATCAACTGTCGTAATAGGGTAGCCCAAAAGGGAGTAAGGATCCACCTTGAGGTCTTCAGGACCACAAATCGAGGCTGGGGTCTTCGTTCATGGGATCCTATACGGGCTGGGTCATTTATTTGTGAGTATGTTGGTGAGGTTGTTGATGATACTAAAGTTAATTTGGATGGTGAAGATGATTATCTTTTTCGAACTGTCTGTCCTGGCGAGAAGACATTAAAATGGAATTATGGGCCTGAATTGATAGGGGAACACAGCATAAATATTTCAGCTGATACTTTTGAGCCGCTGCCCATCAAGATAAGTGCAATGAAAATGGGAAATGTTGCACGTTTCATGAACCATAGTTGCAACCCTAACACCTTCTGGCAACCAGTTCAATTTGACCATGGAGAGGATGGTTATCCGCACATCATGTTCTTCGCACTGAAGCATATTCCTCCCATGACAGAACTAACTTATGACTATGGCGACGTCGGATATGAATCTAGGGGTGTAGGGTCTAGAGCTAAGAACTGCCTTTGTGGATCCTCAAATTGCCGGGGCTTTTTTAGCTGA
- the LOC127779429 gene encoding probable arabinosyltransferase ARAD1 — protein MAGKQLTSSSLARARAASPRGLLAATALLLLLLLAASYSLLLSPSSPGGLASPSSGPGSAADTAFLASLDRFLASPRRSAPSSAAPGDLDAAIRAEEEARLHGGGAWPAAPAPLRVYVYEMPSRFTYDLLRLFRDSYRETSNLTSNGSPVHRLVEQHSIDYWLWADLIAPESQRLLKNVIRVRRQEEADIFYVPFFTTISYFLLEKQECKALYREALKWVTDQPAWQRSEGRDHVIPVHHPWSFKSVRRFVKKAIWLLPDMDSTGNWYKPGQVYLEKDVILPYVPNVDLCDSKCVSETQSRRSTLLFFRGRLRRNAGGKIRSKLVTELKDAEGIIIEEGTAGADGKAAAQNGMRKSLFCLNPAGDTPSSARLFDAIVSGCIPVIVSDELELPFEGILDYRKIALFVSSSDAVQPGWLVKYLRSIDAKRIREMQSNLLKYSRHFLYSSPARPLGPEDLTWRMIAGKLVNIKLHIRRSQRVVRESRSVCTCDCRVGNNTRMF, from the exons ATGGCTGGGAAGCagctcacctcctcctccctcgcgcgcgcgcgcgccgcctcaccgcgcggcctcctcgccgccaccgccctcctcctcctcctcctcctcgccgcctcctactccctcctcctctccccctcctcgcccGGTGGCCTCGCTAGCCCTAGCTCCGGCCCCGgctccgccgccgacaccgccttCCTCGCCTCCCTCGACCGCTtcctcgcctcgccccgccgcTCCGCGCCCTCCTCCGCGGCCCCGGGCGACCTCGACGCCGCGATccgggccgaggaggaggcaaGGCTCCACGGGGGCGGCGCCTGGCCGGCGGCCCCGGCGCCTCTCAGGGTCTACGTGTACGAGATGCCGAGCAGGTTCACGTACGATCTGCTGCGGCTGTTCAGGGACTCGTACCGCGAGACCTCCAACCTGACCTCCAACGGGAGCCCCGTGCACCGGCTCGTCGAACAG CATTCTATTGACTATTGGCTGTGGGCTGATCTCATTGCGCCCGAATCACAAAGACTTTTGAAGAATGTTATCAGGGTTCGGCGTCAAGAAGAAGCAGACATTTTCTACGTACCATTCTTCACAACAATCAGTTACTTCTTGCTGGAGAAACAAGAATGCAAGGCACTTTATAGG GAAGCTTTGAAATGGGTTACTGATCAACCTGCTTGGCAACGTTCAGAAGGCAGAGATCATGTAATTCCCGTTCATCACCCATGGTCATTTAAGTCAGTTCGGAGATTTGTGAAGAAGGCTATATGGCTTCTGCCTGACATGGATTCTACTGGGAACTG GTATAAACCAGGGCAAGTTTATTTGGAAAAGGATGTCATCCTTCCATATGTTCCAAATGTTGATCTTTGTGATTCTAAGTGTGTATCAGAAACTCAATCTAGAAGAAGCACATTGCTATTCTTTCGAGGAAGACTGAGAAGGAATGCT GGAGGCAAGATCCGCAGTAAACTTGTGACAGAACTAAAAGATGCAGAAGGCATAATCATAGAAGAAGGGACTGCTGGAGCTGATGGCAAAGCAGCAGCTCAGAACGGCATGCGCAA GTCTCTCTTTTGCTTGAATCCGGCTGGGGATACTCCATCTTCTGCTCGTCTGTTTGATGCAATTGTTAGTGGTTGCATACCAGTTATAGTCAGTGATGAACTAGAGCTTCCTTTTGAAGGAATACTTGACTACAGGAAG ATAGCATTGTTTGTTTCATCAAGTGATGCTGTTCAACCTGGTTGGCTGGTGAAGTACCTGAGAAGTATTGATGCCAAAAGAATCAGAGAAATGCAATCAAATCTTCTGAAG TACTCAAGACATTTTCTATATTCAAGTCCTGCTCGGCCTCTTGGACCTGAAGATCTTACATGGAGAATG ATTGCTGGTAAGCTGGTAAACATCAAGTTGCATATTCGACGGTCTCAACGCGTGGTCAGAGAGTCAAGGAGCGTATGTACATGCGACTGCAGAGTGGGGAACAACACGAGGATGTTTTGA